A genome region from Sphingobacteriaceae bacterium GW460-11-11-14-LB5 includes the following:
- a CDS encoding DNA repair protein RadA, producing MAKSKSAFFCQSCGYESAKWLGKCPSCNQWNTFVEEIVEKSSAAVPTWKSDTSSRKLSKPSKVDEIQSSTERRILTGDKELDRVLGGGLVEGSLVLIGGEPGIGKSTLMLQLALNLKGKKLLYISGEESEQQIKMRAERIQESPSSNCYILTETSTQNIFKQIEILEPEILVVDSIQTLHSAHIDSTPGSVSQVRECTAELLRFAKETGVPVFLIGHITKDGAIAGPKILEHMVDTVLQFEGDRHHVYRILRSIKNRFGAAAELGIYEMQGSGLREVSNPSEILLSQRDEELSGIAIAATLEGARPMLIETQALVSSAAYGTPQRSATGFDTKRMNMLLAVLEKRCGFRLSTQDVFLNIAGGIRVEDPAIDLAILIAIISSHQDIAVSSKNCFAAEVGLSGEIRAVNRIEQRIAEADKLGFETIYISKYNLKGIATEKYNLEIKAVSKIEEVFSLVFG from the coding sequence TTGGCAAAATCAAAAAGTGCATTTTTCTGTCAGAGCTGTGGCTACGAATCGGCAAAATGGTTGGGTAAATGTCCATCATGTAACCAATGGAACACCTTTGTAGAAGAAATAGTAGAAAAAAGCTCAGCTGCTGTTCCCACCTGGAAAAGCGATACATCTAGTCGTAAATTAAGCAAACCAAGTAAAGTTGATGAAATACAATCATCAACAGAACGTAGAATATTAACTGGAGATAAAGAATTAGACCGCGTATTGGGTGGTGGATTGGTAGAAGGATCGCTGGTATTAATTGGTGGCGAACCGGGTATCGGAAAATCAACCTTGATGCTTCAGCTTGCGTTAAACCTAAAAGGAAAGAAACTCCTCTATATTTCTGGCGAAGAAAGCGAGCAGCAGATTAAAATGCGGGCAGAAAGGATCCAGGAAAGCCCATCATCCAACTGTTACATTTTAACCGAAACCTCTACACAAAATATATTTAAACAGATCGAAATTCTGGAGCCCGAAATTTTAGTGGTAGATTCTATCCAGACTTTACATTCAGCTCATATCGATTCAACCCCGGGCAGCGTATCGCAGGTAAGGGAATGTACCGCCGAACTTTTGCGTTTTGCAAAAGAAACCGGTGTACCGGTATTCCTTATCGGCCACATCACTAAAGATGGCGCCATTGCAGGGCCTAAAATCCTCGAACACATGGTCGACACCGTTTTGCAGTTTGAGGGCGACAGGCACCACGTTTACCGCATTTTAAGATCGATTAAAAACCGTTTTGGTGCGGCAGCAGAATTGGGGATCTACGAAATGCAAGGCAGTGGCTTAAGGGAAGTTTCCAATCCATCAGAAATTTTGTTATCACAGCGCGACGAAGAGCTGAGCGGAATTGCCATAGCTGCAACCTTAGAAGGCGCCAGACCCATGTTGATTGAGACACAGGCCCTGGTAAGTTCGGCAGCATATGGAACTCCTCAGCGTTCGGCAACAGGCTTTGATACCAAAAGGATGAATATGCTCCTGGCTGTTCTAGAAAAACGCTGTGGTTTCAGGTTAAGTACGCAAGATGTTTTCTTAAATATCGCCGGCGGAATCAGAGTAGAAGACCCTGCAATTGACCTGGCCATATTGATTGCCATCATCTCATCGCACCAAGATATCGCGGTGTCTTCAAAAAATTGTTTTGCTGCAGAAGTAGGTCTGTCAGGAGAAATCAGGGCAGTAAACAGAATCGAACAACGCATTGCCGAAGCTGACAAATTGGGTTTCGAAACCATTTATATCTCTAAATACAACCTGAAAGGAATTGCTACAGAAAAATACAACCTTGAGATTAAAGCAGTAAGTAAAATAGAAGAAGTGTTCAGTCTTGTTTTTGGATAG
- a CDS encoding ribonuclease E/G has protein sequence MVKELIINSTPAGVTIALIEDKQLVELHKEQINNNYAVGDIYLGRIKKIMPGLNAAFVDVGYEKDAFLHYFDLGPQVQSLIKLTKIKRNGSVTGTLLDNLKLEADINKAGKISDVLSKNMLLPVQIAKEPISTKGPRLSSDISIAGRYVVLVPFSNTISVSKKIKSNTERNRLKKIIESIKPQNFGVIIRTVSEGRGVAEMQKDLLDLIAKWENFIKKMPSTEPSKRVWGEMDRSSTLIRDILNPDFTNVYVSTPELYDDIRSYVHDISPEMEKIVKLYKQKEPIFDHFGVEKQIKNAFGKTVNLPGGAYLVVEHTEALHVIDVNSGNRTASKENQEENALQVNKEAAKEIARQLRLRDMGGIVVIDFIDMHKPTNRKMLFDYLRELMLLDRAKHTILPPSKFGLVQITRQRVRPEMNIVTVEKCPACDGTGEIKASIVLMDDIENNLNYILREQNEKGVTLCVHPYIEAYITKGIFNLQRRWFFKYGQWIKVKAQSSYYLTEFHFISAKDEEIKL, from the coding sequence TTGGTAAAAGAATTAATTATCAATTCGACTCCTGCCGGAGTTACCATAGCGTTGATTGAAGACAAACAACTTGTTGAGCTTCACAAAGAACAAATCAATAATAACTACGCTGTAGGCGATATTTATTTAGGCCGCATTAAAAAAATTATGCCCGGCCTGAATGCTGCTTTCGTGGATGTTGGTTATGAAAAAGATGCTTTTTTGCATTACTTTGATTTGGGCCCTCAGGTGCAATCTTTAATTAAGCTAACGAAGATCAAGCGTAATGGCTCGGTTACAGGCACATTATTAGATAATTTAAAGCTAGAAGCCGATATTAATAAGGCAGGCAAAATTTCTGATGTGCTCAGTAAAAACATGCTCCTCCCTGTACAAATTGCCAAAGAGCCAATTTCTACAAAAGGTCCGCGTTTAAGTTCCGACATTTCGATTGCCGGCAGGTATGTGGTACTGGTGCCATTCTCCAATACCATATCTGTATCAAAAAAAATTAAAAGTAATACCGAACGTAATCGTTTAAAAAAGATTATTGAAAGTATTAAACCTCAAAATTTTGGGGTTATTATCAGAACCGTTTCTGAAGGCAGAGGGGTTGCCGAAATGCAAAAAGATCTTTTAGATTTAATTGCTAAATGGGAAAACTTCATTAAAAAAATGCCATCTACCGAACCTTCAAAAAGAGTTTGGGGAGAAATGGACAGATCATCAACGTTAATCCGTGATATTCTGAACCCTGATTTTACAAACGTTTACGTAAGTACACCAGAGCTGTACGATGATATTCGTTCTTATGTTCACGATATTTCTCCTGAAATGGAAAAGATCGTTAAACTGTACAAACAGAAAGAACCTATCTTCGATCATTTCGGTGTAGAAAAGCAGATTAAAAATGCTTTTGGAAAAACAGTAAACTTACCAGGTGGTGCTTACCTTGTAGTAGAGCACACTGAAGCACTCCACGTCATAGACGTGAATAGTGGAAACCGTACTGCCAGTAAAGAAAACCAGGAGGAAAATGCTTTACAGGTAAACAAAGAGGCGGCTAAAGAAATTGCCCGTCAATTGCGCCTGCGCGATATGGGCGGTATTGTGGTAATCGATTTTATCGATATGCACAAACCAACAAACCGTAAAATGCTATTCGATTATTTGCGTGAGCTGATGTTATTGGATAGAGCCAAACACACTATTTTGCCTCCAAGCAAATTTGGTTTGGTACAAATTACCAGACAACGTGTTCGTCCGGAAATGAATATTGTTACGGTAGAAAAATGTCCGGCCTGCGATGGGACCGGAGAAATTAAAGCGAGTATCGTTTTAATGGATGATATTGAGAACAACCTTAATTATATTTTAAGAGAGCAGAATGAAAAAGGTGTAACACTTTGCGTACACCCATACATCGAAGCTTATATTACAAAAGGCATTTTCAACCTTCAACGCCGCTGGTTCTTTAAATATGGCCAATGGATTAAAGTTAAGGCACAATCATCATATTACTTAACTGAGTTTCACTTCATCTCCGCAAAAGATGAAGAGATTAAATTATAA
- a CDS encoding integration host factor subunit beta, which translates to MTKADIISEISTKTGIEKVDVQETVEAFFKVIKTSMIGGENVYVRGFGSFVVKKRAQKTARNISKNTAIIIPEHFVPSFKPAKVFVDKVKSNSKKINVEA; encoded by the coding sequence ATGACTAAGGCAGATATTATTTCAGAAATATCAACAAAAACCGGAATTGAGAAGGTTGATGTACAGGAAACAGTTGAGGCATTTTTCAAGGTTATCAAAACCAGCATGATTGGCGGTGAAAATGTATACGTTAGAGGCTTCGGAAGCTTTGTTGTTAAAAAGAGAGCGCAAAAAACTGCGAGAAATATCTCAAAAAACACTGCAATAATTATCCCTGAACACTTCGTTCCTAGCTTTAAACCAGCAAAAGTATTTGTTGATAAAGTGAAAAGTAATTCAAAAAAAATTAACGTAGAAGCCTAA
- a CDS encoding A/G-specific adenine glycosylase, whose product MTFQNELINWYLINKRDLPWRHTRDAYTIWLSEVILQQTRVEQGLPYFNRFLENFPTVADFASATEAKVLKLWQGLGYYSRGRNMHATAQIVVKDYHGIFPNLHDELIKLKGIGEYTAAAISSFSSGEARAVVDGNVFRVLSRFYGLATPINSPAGKKEFYALANDLLYKEDPALYNQAIMEFGAMQCKPKSPNCGICPLNQNCYAFNQGQVNVLPVKIRKAEQKHRYINYFVCFEGEKVLIRERQAGDIWQHLYDFPGMETKEAYEWSDPLFVGQVKSAFGDEASFTFISAKKHILTHQIIHVQFFALKNYIFNFSKQKELNWVSLSKLDELPQPKVIHDFVQEYFYKNIWSN is encoded by the coding sequence ATGACTTTTCAAAATGAACTCATCAATTGGTACCTAATAAACAAGAGAGATTTGCCCTGGAGGCATACCCGGGATGCCTATACCATCTGGTTATCAGAGGTTATTTTACAACAAACACGGGTAGAACAGGGGCTTCCATACTTTAACAGGTTTTTAGAAAATTTCCCCACAGTAGCCGATTTTGCCAGTGCTACCGAAGCTAAAGTTTTAAAGCTTTGGCAAGGTCTGGGTTATTACTCAAGGGGGAGGAATATGCATGCCACTGCTCAAATTGTGGTGAAAGATTACCATGGAATCTTCCCAAATCTGCATGATGAGCTTATAAAATTGAAAGGAATTGGTGAATATACCGCTGCTGCCATCTCCTCATTTTCGTCGGGTGAAGCACGGGCTGTGGTTGATGGAAACGTCTTTCGGGTACTCTCCAGGTTCTATGGTTTAGCTACCCCAATTAATAGCCCGGCCGGCAAAAAAGAGTTTTATGCGCTTGCAAATGATTTGCTGTACAAAGAAGACCCGGCCTTATATAATCAGGCGATTATGGAATTTGGGGCCATGCAGTGCAAGCCAAAATCGCCCAATTGTGGTATTTGTCCGCTTAACCAGAACTGTTATGCATTTAACCAGGGTCAGGTAAATGTGCTTCCGGTTAAAATCCGTAAAGCCGAACAAAAACATCGCTATATCAATTATTTTGTTTGTTTTGAAGGTGAAAAAGTATTAATCAGGGAACGGCAGGCAGGAGACATATGGCAGCATTTATATGATTTTCCTGGTATGGAAACAAAGGAAGCCTACGAATGGAGCGATCCATTATTCGTCGGTCAGGTAAAATCTGCATTCGGAGATGAGGCCAGTTTTACTTTTATAAGCGCCAAAAAACACATATTAACTCACCAAATAATCCATGTGCAATTTTTTGCATTAAAAAATTATATATTTAACTTTAGTAAACAAAAGGAACTTAATTGGGTTTCTTTAAGTAAATTAGATGAGTTACCGCAACCAAAAGTAATCCATGATTTTGTTCAGGAATATTTTTATAAGAACATATGGAGTAACTAA
- a CDS encoding single-stranded DNA-binding protein codes for MSGINKVILVGHLGKDPEVRHLDGGVTVASFPLATSETYNKDGKRVEQTEWHNIVLWRGLAEVASKYLQKGKLVYIEGKLRTRSFEDKEKVKKYVTEIVAENFTMLGRKSDFEQSPTTPTHQSSEAKIEDEFTIGPSDENGDLPF; via the coding sequence ATGTCTGGGATTAACAAAGTTATTTTAGTAGGCCACTTAGGCAAAGACCCTGAAGTGCGACATTTAGACGGTGGCGTAACAGTAGCCAGTTTTCCATTAGCTACATCGGAAACATACAACAAAGACGGTAAGAGAGTAGAGCAAACGGAGTGGCACAATATTGTGTTATGGCGTGGCCTGGCCGAAGTAGCTTCGAAATACCTGCAGAAAGGCAAACTGGTTTATATAGAGGGTAAGCTAAGAACAAGATCCTTTGAAGATAAAGAAAAGGTTAAAAAATATGTAACAGAAATTGTGGCCGAAAACTTTACGATGTTAGGCAGAAAAAGTGATTTTGAGCAAAGCCCGACTACACCAACGCATCAAAGCTCTGAAGCAAAAATTGAAGATGAATTTACCATTGGTCCATCAGATGAAAATGGAGACCTTCCGTTTTAA
- a CDS encoding starch synthase, translating into MAKTKLLIVTHEMSPFLELTKISEITRQLPQAMQEKGFEIRILMPKFGNINERRNRLHEVIRLSGMNIIIDDNDNPLIIKVASIPAARMQVYFLDNEEYFQRKQVFRDASGKFFDDNDERTVFFCKGALETVKKLGWAPDIVHCHGWMSALVPAYIKTTYKNDPTFKNSKVVYSVYEDGFTEKLNPNFSKKAVMANMTEDDTKAFLPSDCDSMHIGAITHSDAVVLADENLNKDVLKFVKDSNKPTLAFNLTENFENFYTFYEEISNDELVSLA; encoded by the coding sequence ATGGCAAAAACGAAGCTGCTGATTGTTACACACGAGATGTCGCCTTTCCTCGAGCTTACTAAAATTTCTGAAATCACGCGCCAATTACCACAAGCCATGCAAGAAAAAGGATTCGAAATCCGCATCTTGATGCCTAAATTTGGTAACATCAACGAAAGAAGAAATCGTTTACACGAAGTAATCCGCTTATCAGGAATGAACATCATTATCGATGACAACGATAATCCTTTAATCATTAAAGTAGCCTCCATCCCAGCTGCGCGCATGCAAGTTTATTTCTTAGACAATGAAGAATATTTCCAACGCAAACAAGTATTTAGAGATGCGAGCGGAAAATTCTTCGACGACAATGACGAACGTACAGTTTTCTTCTGTAAAGGCGCATTGGAAACGGTTAAAAAATTAGGCTGGGCACCAGATATCGTTCACTGTCATGGCTGGATGAGTGCACTAGTACCTGCTTACATTAAAACGACTTATAAAAACGATCCTACTTTTAAAAATTCGAAAGTAGTATATTCTGTTTATGAGGATGGCTTTACAGAGAAATTAAATCCTAATTTTTCTAAGAAAGCAGTGATGGCCAATATGACTGAAGATGATACGAAAGCATTCTTGCCTTCTGATTGCGACAGCATGCACATTGGTGCCATAACACACTCAGACGCAGTTGTTTTAGCAGATGAAAACCTAAATAAAGATGTGTTAAAATTTGTTAAAGATTCCAATAAGCCAACATTAGCTTTTAACTTAACCGAGAATTTTGAAAACTTCTATACTTTTTATGAAGAAATTTCGAATGACGAATTGGTTTCACTTGCTTAA
- a CDS encoding pantoate--beta-alanine ligase, translating to MEIFKTKAALKAFLKPLKASGKKIALVPTMGALHNGHISLIKLAQQNADIIICSIFVNPTQFTDPKDLEKYPRPIEHDLAMLADAGCNGVFMPNVEEMYPAGADEAWHIDLGNAEFLLEGEFRKGHYQGVTQIVKKLFDAVEPDVAMFGQKDFQQVLMIKNMLAYFKLPITIITCPIIREDDGLAMSSRNIHLSADDRTHSLVLSKSLQFVTDHFNEYSLAELVDKAKAFYQDIDGVELDYFTIANGNTLEPAKSTDENNLVALVAAKVGSTRLIDNMIIK from the coding sequence TTGGAAATATTTAAAACCAAAGCAGCACTTAAGGCTTTTTTAAAACCCTTAAAAGCATCAGGTAAAAAAATAGCACTTGTGCCTACTATGGGTGCCTTGCACAATGGCCATATATCGTTGATAAAACTGGCACAGCAAAATGCCGATATCATTATCTGTAGCATTTTCGTAAATCCAACACAGTTTACTGATCCTAAAGATTTAGAGAAATACCCGCGCCCAATCGAACACGATTTGGCCATGTTGGCCGATGCCGGTTGTAACGGGGTGTTTATGCCTAATGTAGAGGAGATGTATCCTGCAGGGGCCGACGAAGCCTGGCACATTGATTTGGGTAATGCCGAATTCCTATTGGAAGGCGAATTTAGAAAAGGCCATTATCAGGGCGTAACGCAGATTGTAAAAAAACTGTTTGATGCCGTTGAGCCCGATGTGGCCATGTTCGGACAGAAAGATTTCCAGCAGGTATTAATGATTAAGAATATGCTGGCTTATTTTAAGCTGCCCATCACCATTATTACCTGTCCGATTATCCGCGAAGATGATGGTTTAGCCATGAGTAGCCGGAATATCCATTTATCAGCCGATGACCGCACACATTCGCTCGTGCTGAGTAAATCGCTGCAATTCGTTACCGATCATTTTAATGAATATTCACTTGCAGAACTGGTAGATAAGGCAAAAGCCTTCTATCAGGATATTGATGGTGTAGAACTCGATTATTTTACAATTGCCAACGGGAATACACTCGAGCCTGCCAAATCAACAGACGAAAATAACTTAGTTGCCCTGGTTGCTGCGAAAGTAGGATCGACCAGGCTAATTGATAATATGATTATAAAATAA
- a CDS encoding aspartate 1-decarboxylase — translation MVITILKSKIHRVRVTQAELNYVGSITIDEDLMDAANIIANEKVQIVNNNNGARFETYVIKGERGTGTICLNGATARLAQLGDILIIMSYGSLPIEEAKKYNPILVFPDDNNHLLK, via the coding sequence ATGGTTATCACAATATTAAAATCGAAAATACACCGTGTTAGGGTAACACAGGCCGAGTTAAACTACGTTGGCAGTATTACGATAGATGAAGATTTGATGGATGCAGCTAACATTATCGCTAATGAAAAGGTGCAGATTGTAAATAATAATAATGGTGCACGTTTCGAAACCTATGTAATTAAAGGCGAACGCGGTACCGGAACCATTTGTTTAAATGGTGCTACAGCCCGTTTGGCACAGCTTGGCGATATTCTGATCATTATGTCTTACGGCTCATTGCCGATAGAAGAAGCTAAAAAATATAACCCAATATTGGTTTTTCCTGACGATAACAATCATTTGCTAAAATAA
- a CDS encoding acyl-CoA dehydrogenase — translation MHFELSEEQLMIRQAARDFAQQELKPGVIERDEHQKFPAEQVKKLGELGFLGMMVSEKYNGSGLDAISYVLVMEELSKIDASASVVVSVNNSLVCYGLEAYGSEAQKEKYLKPLAAGEKIGAFCLSEPEAGSDATSQRTTAEDKGDYYLLNGTKNWITNGSTASTYLVIAQTHPELRHKGINAFIVEKGMEGFTVGPKENKLGIRGSDTHSLMFNDVKVPKENRIGEDGFGFKFAMKTLEGGRIGIAAQALGIAQGAFELATQYAKERKSFGKPISEHQAIAFKLADMATQIEAARLLVYKAAWLKDQGLPYTQAGSMAKLYASKVAMDVTIEAVQVHGGYGFVKEYHVERLMRDAKITQIYEGTSEIQKMVISREVIR, via the coding sequence ATGCATTTTGAATTAAGTGAAGAACAATTAATGATCCGGCAGGCTGCACGCGATTTTGCGCAGCAAGAACTAAAACCTGGCGTAATCGAAAGAGACGAACATCAGAAATTTCCGGCCGAGCAGGTAAAAAAACTGGGAGAACTTGGTTTTTTGGGGATGATGGTGAGCGAAAAATATAACGGGAGCGGACTCGATGCCATTTCATATGTGCTGGTTATGGAAGAGCTTTCTAAAATAGATGCCTCTGCATCAGTAGTGGTTTCGGTAAATAACTCATTGGTTTGCTACGGATTAGAAGCCTACGGCAGCGAAGCTCAAAAAGAAAAATATTTAAAGCCGTTGGCGGCTGGAGAAAAAATAGGGGCTTTTTGTTTATCAGAGCCCGAAGCCGGATCTGATGCTACCTCGCAACGCACCACTGCTGAGGATAAAGGTGATTATTATCTGTTAAATGGTACAAAAAACTGGATCACCAACGGAAGTACCGCATCAACTTATCTGGTTATTGCACAAACCCATCCTGAGTTAAGGCATAAAGGTATTAATGCTTTTATTGTAGAAAAGGGAATGGAAGGTTTTACGGTTGGACCAAAAGAAAATAAACTCGGTATCCGCGGATCTGATACCCATTCTTTAATGTTTAACGATGTTAAAGTGCCAAAAGAAAATAGGATTGGCGAAGATGGCTTCGGTTTTAAATTTGCCATGAAAACTTTAGAGGGTGGAAGGATCGGTATTGCGGCCCAGGCTTTAGGTATTGCACAGGGTGCTTTCGAGTTAGCCACACAGTATGCTAAAGAACGTAAATCATTCGGAAAACCAATTTCAGAACATCAGGCCATCGCTTTTAAACTGGCCGATATGGCTACACAGATTGAAGCCGCCAGGTTATTGGTTTATAAAGCGGCCTGGTTAAAAGATCAGGGTTTGCCTTATACACAAGCGGGTTCTATGGCCAAGCTGTATGCCTCGAAAGTGGCAATGGATGTAACCATCGAAGCGGTACAGGTACATGGTGGTTATGGTTTTGTGAAAGAATATCATGTAGAACGCTTAATGCGCGATGCGAAAATTACTCAGATTTACGAAGGTACATCTGAAATACAGAAGATGGTGATCTCAAGAGAAGTGATAAGGTAA
- a CDS encoding ribosome assembly cofactor RimP, whose product MQVEKRVAALVEEKIADRPELFLVEVKMLPNNKLIIHVDGDEGISIQDCVAISRHVGFHLEEENAIEQAYNLEVSSPGVGEPLKLIRQYNKNIGRTVSVKLKEGLKKEGKLLAVTENNLLIEESVKEKGKKAVAIETAIPFNDILETSVLISFK is encoded by the coding sequence ATGCAGGTAGAAAAGAGAGTTGCAGCCCTCGTTGAGGAAAAAATAGCAGATCGGCCAGAACTGTTTTTGGTTGAAGTAAAAATGTTGCCAAACAATAAATTAATTATTCATGTTGATGGCGACGAAGGCATTAGCATACAGGATTGTGTGGCCATAAGCAGGCATGTTGGTTTTCATCTCGAAGAAGAAAACGCAATAGAACAGGCTTATAATTTAGAAGTTTCTTCTCCGGGTGTTGGTGAGCCTTTAAAATTAATCCGTCAATACAATAAAAATATTGGCCGTACGGTAAGCGTTAAGCTGAAAGAAGGATTAAAAAAGGAAGGAAAACTGCTTGCAGTTACAGAAAATAACCTGCTGATTGAAGAATCGGTTAAAGAAAAAGGGAAAAAGGCAGTAGCAATTGAAACAGCTATTCCGTTTAATGATATATTAGAAACAAGTGTGTTAATTTCATTTAAGTAA
- a CDS encoding transcription termination/antitermination protein NusA, with amino-acid sequence MSTTTINLIDSFQEFKDFKNIDRPTVISVLEEVFRSMLRKKYGTDENCDVIVNPDNGDLEIWRTRKVMEDGFSEDDDLEIELAEVSKLDSTLEVGDDYIEQITLESFGRRAILAARQTLVSKVLELEKDEIFKKYKDRVGEIVTGEVYQVWKKETLVLDDEGNELLMPKTEQIPADYFKKGDSVRAVISKVEMINANPKIIISRTAPEFLQRLFEQEVPEIFDGLITVKKIVREPGERAKVAVESYDDRIDPVGACVGMKGSRIHGIVRELKNENIDVINFTNNISLYITRALSPAKITSIKLDDETKHASVYLKPDQVSLAIGRGGHNIKLAGKLTGYEIDVYREAGEESDEDVDLEEFSDEIDSWIIDELKAIGCDTAKSVLALTVEDLVKRTDLEEETIKEVVQILKSEFE; translated from the coding sequence ATGAGTACTACAACAATTAATTTGATCGACTCTTTTCAAGAGTTTAAAGATTTCAAAAATATAGATCGCCCAACAGTGATCAGTGTGCTGGAAGAAGTTTTTCGTAGCATGTTGCGTAAGAAATACGGAACAGACGAAAACTGTGATGTTATCGTAAATCCGGATAACGGGGATTTGGAGATCTGGAGAACGAGAAAAGTAATGGAAGATGGATTTTCTGAGGATGATGATTTAGAGATCGAGCTTGCTGAAGTTTCTAAATTAGACAGCACTTTAGAAGTTGGCGATGATTATATCGAGCAGATTACTTTAGAAAGCTTTGGCCGTAGAGCAATTTTAGCTGCACGCCAAACTTTGGTATCTAAAGTATTGGAATTAGAGAAAGACGAAATCTTCAAAAAATATAAAGATAGAGTAGGTGAAATTGTAACAGGTGAGGTTTATCAGGTTTGGAAGAAAGAAACTTTGGTTTTAGATGATGAAGGTAACGAACTTTTAATGCCTAAAACAGAGCAGATTCCAGCTGATTATTTCAAAAAAGGCGATTCTGTAAGAGCAGTAATCTCTAAAGTAGAAATGATTAATGCCAATCCGAAAATTATCATTTCGAGAACAGCACCAGAATTTTTGCAACGCCTGTTCGAACAGGAAGTTCCTGAAATTTTCGATGGTTTAATTACCGTTAAGAAAATTGTTCGCGAACCAGGAGAACGTGCTAAAGTTGCTGTTGAATCGTACGACGATCGTATCGATCCGGTTGGCGCATGTGTGGGTATGAAAGGATCACGTATCCACGGTATCGTTCGCGAGTTGAAAAACGAAAACATTGATGTGATTAACTTCACCAATAATATTTCATTATACATTACCCGTGCTTTAAGCCCGGCAAAAATCACCTCTATTAAATTGGATGATGAGACCAAACATGCATCGGTTTACTTAAAACCAGATCAGGTTTCATTAGCAATCGGACGTGGCGGACACAATATTAAGTTAGCTGGTAAATTAACCGGTTATGAAATTGATGTGTATCGTGAAGCTGGAGAAGAGAGCGATGAGGATGTTGATTTAGAAGAATTCTCAGATGAGATTGATAGCTGGATCATTGATGAATTAAAGGCTATCGGTTGCGATACTGCTAAGAGTGTATTAGCACTTACAGTAGAAGATTTGGTAAAACGCACCGACCTTGAAGAGGAAACCATTAAAGAAGTGGTTCAAATTTTGAAGTCAGAATTTGAATAA